Proteins encoded together in one Lathyrus oleraceus cultivar Zhongwan6 chromosome 5, CAAS_Psat_ZW6_1.0, whole genome shotgun sequence window:
- the LOC127086624 gene encoding uncharacterized protein LOC127086624, with the protein MKRMRHYLKLLTQNQQGQTRKLCRCFYQGTQLSPNNDDSVDDLSMVSSRIRLRDGRHLAYVERGVPIDKATFKIIIVHGFGSSKEMNFLAPQELIDELGIYLLQYDRAGYGESDPNPKRSLKSEALDIQELADQLQIGAHFYVIGVSMGSYATWSCLKYLPHRLAGLALIAPVINYRWPSLPGSLIKDDFRRRFIKWALWLANHCPKLLHWWVTQKWLPSNAVIEKNPTLFNKNDIDILKTIPGFPMFSKDRLREQVVFDTLLHDWKVAFGKWEFDPMKLNNPFPNKQSSFHIWQGYEDKVVPSEIQRFVSGKLPWIQYHEVPDGGHLIVYYKGLCEAILKALLLGQENHAYKPKSSLLFKDECYQETI; encoded by the exons atgaaaagaaTGAGACATTACCTTAAGCTTTTAACTCAAAATCAACAAGGTCAGACACGTAAATTATGCAGATGTTTCTATCAG GGTACTCAGCTTTCTCCAAACAACGATGATTCGGTTGATGATTTGTCTATGGTTTCATCAAGAATTAGACTCAGAGATGGTAGACACTTGGCTTATGTTGAAAGAGGTGTGCCTATAGATAAAGCAACATTCAAGATCATCATTGTGCATGGTTTTGGAAGTTCCAAAGAGATGAACTTTCTAGCACCTCAA GAATTGATAGATGAATTGGGTATTTATCTTCTGCAATATGATCGAGCCGGATATGGAGAAAGTGATCCAAATCCGAAACGGTCGTTGAAAAGTGAAGCCCTTGATATTCAAGAGCTTGCTGATCAGTTACAAATTGGAGCACATTTTTATGTAATTGGAGTATCAATGGGTTCATATGCAACTTGGAGTTGCCTAAAATATTTGCCTCACAG GCTTGCAGGGTTGGCACTAATAGCACCAGTTATCAATTACAGATGGCCTTCTCTTCCTGGAAGTTTGATAAAAGATGACTTTAGAAGGAGATTTATTAAGTGGGCATTGTGGCTTGCAAATCATTGTCCTAAACTATTGCATTGGTGGGTTACTCAAAAGTGGCTACCTTCAAATGCTGTCATAGAAAAAAATCCAACATTATTCAATAAAAACGATATCGATATTTTGAAGACTATCCCCGGCTTCCCAATGTTTTCAAAG GATAGGTTAAGGGAACAAGTTGTTTTTGACACACTTCTCCATGATTGGAAGGTAGCTTTTGGAAAATGGGAATTTGATCCAATGAAGCTAAACAATCCATTCCCTAACAAGCAAAGTTCATTTCACATTTGGCAAGGGTATGAAGATAAAGTTGTGCCTTCTGAAATCCAAAGATTTGTTTCAGGGAAGCTGCCATGGATTCAATATCATGAAGTACCAGATGGTGGTCATTTAATTGTGTATTATAAGGGCTTATGTGAAGCCATTTTGAAAGCACTTTTACTTGGACAAGAAAATCATGCATATAAACCTAAATCATCTTTGTTATTCAAAGATGAATGCTATCAGGAAACTATCTAG